The following are from one region of the Candidatus Eisenbacteria bacterium genome:
- a CDS encoding PAS domain S-box protein, with the protein MSPGHRKGDAAATGGTGTKSAPKTRRGEGGSLRVPASKRVRSGSRLLEHYRLLFERDLAGVYRTTLSGTILECNESFAKMLGYSSPEELLRMRASELYGLESDRKAFLKRLLAAGFMRNTGLVLRKKEHHLGEDQGHMPVAIYPRPVGAMRQEPASLEAGFHSYVPLLTELETWRPSSDW; encoded by the coding sequence GTGAGCCCCGGCCACAGGAAGGGAGACGCGGCTGCGACGGGGGGCACCGGAACGAAATCCGCCCCCAAAACCCGCCGCGGCGAGGGCGGGTCGCTTCGCGTCCCCGCATCCAAGCGTGTCCGGTCCGGATCGAGACTCCTGGAGCACTACCGGTTGCTCTTCGAGAGAGACCTCGCGGGGGTCTACCGAACCACGCTGAGTGGCACGATCCTCGAGTGCAATGAGTCCTTCGCGAAGATGCTCGGCTACTCTTCTCCGGAGGAGTTGCTCCGGATGAGGGCGTCGGAGCTCTATGGCCTCGAGTCGGACCGCAAGGCATTCCTGAAGAGGCTCCTCGCGGCCGGCTTCATGAGAAACACGGGGCTCGTCCTCCGGAAGAAGGAACACCACCTGGGGGAAGATCAAGGCCACATGCCGGTAGCGATCTATCCCCGTCCCGTTGGAGCGATGCGACAGGAGCCCGCCTCACTCGAGGCGGGCTTCCACTCGTACGTTCCGCTCTTAACTGAACTTGAGACTTGGAGGCCTTCTAGCGACTGGTAG